TGGATTCCTAAACGTGCCCTATTTCTATCAAATGCAGGCCGTTGGCGGCGTTCCGCCATACAATTGGGTATTCCTCGGCGGCGACCTGCCGTTTGGCTGTAACTTCAATGGCGGAGCAGTTGGAACGATTACCGGACCACCGAGCTTCAATGCCGAGTATTTCTTTACAGTCGCGGTTTTTGACGCACAGGATCCAATCAAGTCGGATACAGTCAGCCTTAGCATAACGGTTACGAGCCCGCCGTACATTTGCGGCGACGCAAACCAAAGCGGTGGCGTATCGATTTCCGACGCAGTTTATTTGATCGCCTATATTTTCTCGGGCGGACCCGCGCCGACTCCATTGATCTCTGGCGACGCTGATTGCAGCGGCGGTGTCAACATTTCAGATGCCGTTTATTTAATCGCTCATATCTTCGGCGGCGGACCTGCTCCGTGCGCAGGCTGCTAACGAATTAGCATAGTTAGTTAGGACGACCGGGTGAAGGCAGCTTCACCCGGTTTTCTTTTTAGGTTCAAATAGAGTCGTCGGGGAATCTTGAAACGCAAAGAAGTCAGACTGACTTGGAGAATTCAAACACAGTGGCGTCCGCAACTTTCAAGTAGTCGCTGGTACGCATTACTATTGAATCGGTCAATGATCCGGCGTTGAAAGCGATCTTTTCGTTGCGTAGAATCGACTTATCGACGAACAACTCGAAAGGCAGAATCGGATGCCCAAATGGCGGCACCGAACCGGGGACGAGTCCGGTGAAGTCCAAGAGCTCTTCTGCGTTTGCGAAGCGTGTACTCTTAGATTGGAACTGGCTCTTAACTGCATCGGAGTCGATTTTTAGGGCGGCGCTCAAAACGAACAATCGAAAGACCTCCCCCACTTTCATCACGATCGCCTTACCGCCAATTTTGACCTCTTCACCGCGCGCGCGAGCCGACTCTTCCGATGTGAAGGTTGGTTCATGATGAACGGTACGGTAGGCAATTTGGTTCTCGTCGAGAAAGTTCTTTATCGAGTCAAAGACTGATTTGGTCAAAGTACTATTCCTTCCCAAAAGTACAGAATCGCTCAAAACTGGCTCAGTTGTCAAGTCTATCCTGCGACACTGTTGAAATCAATTGCGAAATTCCTGTTCTTGTTCTCATTGGCACGCGTTATGTTCCCTCCATGCACTCTGAGCAATTCAAGTTCTGTGTTGATATTCTGCCGGCAGTATCGCGCACCTTTGCAATAAACATCCGCATCTTGAAAGGCGATCTGCACAAGTCGGTGCTGTGCGCCTATTTGTTCTGTCGCATTGTCGACACCGCGGAGGATTCGGAGCATCTTTCGTATGAGCAGAGAGCCGAGCTGCTGGAATCTTACAAGGAAATTTTCGCAAAGAGCACCTTTGACCCTGGAAGCATACGCGACTGGCTCACCAACTGGGGCGAACTGGATGCGACAGTTGCTGAGTACAGGCTAATTGCAAATCTGCAGACTGTTGTCGAAGTGTTTACACAACTCCCGGCACCTGTCCGTTTGATTGTGCAGGCCTGCGTAGTCGAAATGGCTGACGGTATGAGCGCAACGGTAACGCGGAAACACCAGCTTGGCGAAAAGCTGTTCACGCTTGCGAATATGGCGGATTTGGAAAACTACTGCCACTATGTCGCCGGGACTGTGGGCAAGATGCTGACCGACCTGTTTGTTTTCTACTTGCCGGAGTTCCCTGCTAATCATGCTGAGAAGCTGCGAACATTGGGGCCGGCGTTTGCTCTGGGTCTGCAGATGACCAATATTATCAAGGATTGCCACAGCGATTATCTGCGAGGCTGGTGTTATCTGCCGGCGGACTTGATGTTATCGCACGGCGTTGAGCCAAGCGACTTTTTCAAACCTGCTTTTCGCCGGCCGGCGCAAAGTACGCTCAATGATTTGATTAAGAAGACCGCCGGGTGTCTTGATGATGCATTCGAGTACACGCTTACTATTCCTTCGTCTCAGCCGCGACTGCGTCTATTCAATTTGTTATCGCTTTTCTTTGCGATTCGAACGCTTCGTCTTGCCTGGGACAATCCGGCTTTGCTCAACGGCAAGGTTCGGGTCAAGATATCACGATTTGAAGTTTATTCGATAATGGCACAGACATCAATCTGCGTTCGATCGGACACACTATTGCGCAAGCTCTATGAGCGCACCGCGAAAATGATCCCAAGGTAGCGCAAGGCCTTGAGGTAAATGGTCCCAGCCGAAAAAAGTTCGCTCAAAACTCAACAATGGCGAGAAATTTCGTCGTAGAAATGACGTGAATAGTCAATTCATCTCACGACTGAACTACCTCATTGATGACTATGACCTGCTTCGGCATCCATTCTATGTTCGCTGGAATCGCGGCGAACTGACCGAATCTGAACTGCAGATCTACACCAAAGAGTACTTCCTGTTCGTCAAAGCCATTCCGACTTATGTCAGCGCGATACATTCCAATTGCAAGGAACATTCGCTACGTCTCTCAATTCTCGAAAATCTGGTTGAAGAAGAAACCGGCGGCGACGGGTTGATTCCGCACGAGGAACTGTGGGTGTGGTTTGCACGTGGGGTGGGAGTTGATCGCGAGGAACTCTACTCCAATTGCGGCGCAGTGGGGACACGCAAGCTGCTGTTGACGTATCGGAATCTTTGCAGTTCTTCGAATTGTGCAGTCGGGGCGGCGGCAATGTACGCTTACGAATCGCGCATTCCGGAGATTGCCGAGTCAAAGATGGAAGGTCTCCAGCAACACTACAATGTCAGTGACGAGGAGACATTGAGGTTCTTCCGCGAGCACATGGTTGCCGATATCGAGCACTCAAAAACGTGGGCACAACTTATCTCACAAATGGCAACTACCGAGGAAATTCAAACGCAAATCGAAGAAGCGGTTTCAAAGGCCGCCCGTTCTCTCTGGCGGATGCTTGACGGCGTCTGCGAACAATGCGGAATCCCTGTAAAAAACGAAGCCTAAAGTAAACGGCCTCGATCCCTCACCAACAGTCTTAACGAGTAGTCAAAAAAAATGAGGTGTGCTTACGCACACCCCATCGTGAAGCGAATTCGCGGATCGAACTACGGACAAAGCAGAATGTAAACTGCACAATTGCAGGGTGCAGGTCCGCCCGAGAAGATGTAATTGATCAGATACACTGCATCCGAGATTGACTCTACACAATCGCAATTTGCGTCGCCATTGCAAGGCGCCGGTCCACCGCTGAAAATGTAGGCGATCATAAAGACTGCGTCAGAAATGGTTAGGACTCCGTTTCCATCGGCATCGCCGGGAATGCATGGACATGAGGGAGTATCACAGGCATCACCAATGCCGTCTCCATCGGTGTCTGTCTGAGCCGGATTGGGAATGGTCAGGCAATTGTCGCACGAATCGCCAACGGCATCGACGTCGATATCCTCCTGAAGCGGGTTATTGTCTGCGATACAATTGTCACAGACATCCCCAAATGGATCACCGTCACCGTTTGCCTGACCCGGATTAGGAATGCCGGCGCAGTTGTCGCAAGCATCGCCGACACCGTCGCCATCCAGATCTCCCTGGCCGGGATTATTGACAAGCGGGCAATTGTCGCAGACGTCTCCCAAGCCATCGCTGTCAACATCGGACTGCCCCGGATTGGGAATCAGCATGCAATTGTCACAGACATCCCCAACACCGTCGAGATCCACGTCAGATTGTCCGGGATTTGGTACGGTCGGGCAGTTGTCGGTGAGATCCGGTATGCCATCGCCATCAAGGTCCGGCGCGCAATTCGGTACAGCTTCGAAGAGAATGTCTTGATCGGCGCCAGAGAAGCGCTCATCGTTCCAGATAGAGCTGAACTTGTTCAGGACATTGAAGTCTGAACCAAGGTAGTGGCCGATATACATCGGCGCAGGCGGCAAGGGGAAGGTCGATGCCGGGGCCGATGGCGGAATGTCGGAAAGGATGCAGTCAGTCCAGGTTACACCACAGTCGACAGAAGTTGATACCCATGTCTGCTTCCTGACATTGCCCGGATCGTTTCGCCGATCATAGTACACGACTCTGATTTCACCAGTGACGGGATGCACTGACATACTTGGCGCCCACTGGTCGAGACCATTGCCGGGGATGTCTTGGTTGACGCGAATAATCCCACCCCATGTTCCTGGTGCACCGGTCGGGCTTGATGAGAAGAATATATCGACGTCACCAAGGACGGTCGAAGTGAACGCGGCGAATACAGTACCAGGGCAAGGACTTCCTGCCGGAGCAGTACCGATTGAAATGCCGTTTGATGCGGCAATACCAGGAATGAGAACCGGCGGTGTCGGAGGAGTTGGAGCAATGGCTGCGACCGGTCCAAATGGTGCTCCCAATGCGGGTGATGATGTAATAAATGCAATCGTGCCATCCGTCCAAGCCACATAGACACCGCCCGGAGGGACCATGACGTTTCCGGGAGGGCCCATGATTGCGACAGAAGGACGATTAGATGCCATTGAGTTACCGAACACTGCTCCTCCACCAATTGCGACTGGAGGACTGAAAGCGGGATAAATCGGGGCCGGACCTGCTGCGGTGCGAGAATAGGCGTATTGGATCGTAAAGCCATCTCCGGCGGGATCATCGAATGGATTGCCGTTGCCATCGGCATCGACACCATTAGTGTTTAGATATTCAACCCAGGCAGAATGAACCGTTCCGACATTGACAAGGGGATTTCCGGCGATGTCATCGACGGCGACATCAGGATAATCGAACCAGCTCATACCCGGAACGTTAAGCGCGGAGACTGCGACTCCCGGGGCAAACGCCGCACCGCCTCCAGGCGATGCGTGCGCGAGGATCTGGTTACCTGCCAGCCATGGTCCGGCCGGACCATAGGCAGCGCCGACGGCAAAGAACGGTCCGCCGGGATGGGCGGAAATTGCCGGATTCCATTCAAATGCGAATGGCGCTGTTGGAGGGATAACTGCCGGCGCCCATACAGCTCCGGCGGTGGCTGAGAATCCCCAACCGATTAGTGACGCCCCAAAGCCGGGGGGTGGGAACTCTGTCCATACGGAGTATAGTTCTGCGGGCGTCATCTCGCTATTTGCGACCTCGGAGTTGTCTTGTTCGGAGAAGGGTGGGCTGGCGTTTACCGGCGTGTTCGGCGCCGCCAACGCCGCGCTGCTAAAAATGCCAAACAGCATCAAGAGCACGACGAGAATTCTCCCCCTGGATCGACTGGGGTTTGATCCGGTCATCTGTTCCTCCTGGAATGTGTATGAGAGGTGATCGAACTTCGTAAAGAGCACACTTGAATTCATAACCGGAGTCAAAGTGCCTGCCTGAAGACACAAACGAGCATGCGACAACGCGCGACGTCGACGCCAGAAATGAACGTTTACTCTGTAGAAATTGAATCGTTGTACCGTAGACAATATAGCTCTACTACTCGTCTTTTGTCAAGTCAAAACTGACGGGAGCGAGAACGCTCCGTCCGCCGAGCGTTGTGTACCTTTTAGGTTGACTTGCCGGCGCAGACTCCGATAATTGTTCGCATGCACCGGATCATCCTTGCCATTGCCTTAGTTATTCTGCCGACTTTTTGCGCTACAAGCGCCGCCGCGAGTCGCTATCGAATTGAATCTACTGACCGAATTCTCAATCGTTACTGGGAAGAACTGGCGTTATTGCAGTCGGGGCAGTCGCTCTATTCCGATGTCTTGCCGCACCTTACGTCGCCGACTTCCGGCACGGAAACATCCGACAATGTAGTTGGAAAGCTGCTGAATGAGAGGATCGCGGCATACGACGACAAGACAAACTTTCAGCTAGATAACTGGGGTCTGTTCAAAAGCAACGGCGACAACTCGTTGCAGTTGATCACACGCTTCATGCCATATCTCGAGCACATCTCCTCTGCTGATACTTTGCCCGTCCATCGCGTCGGTTTGACCAGCGAGGCGTGGATTATGCCCTCGGAACATGTGCAGATTCACCTGCGGATGCGTCTGGAAAACCACGGAGAATTGTACTCGCAGTTTAATGGCAGGGTTTGGGACGAGAAGATCACGGGCTGGCTGGATCATGGCGCAGTTTACTACTACAACAAGGGTTTCTTCGGTTCGATTGGGCGATCATCGATGATTTGGGGACCAGAACAGCGGGATGCATTGTTGCTGTCCGACAACGCTCCGCAATTGGATCGGATTTGGCTCGGCTATGAGCATCGTGCCATTCGTTTCGACTATTTCATTAGCCGGCTGGATGATGTCAAATACAACGATTCGACTTTGGTGCGGTACATGTCGGCGCATCGACTGTCATTCCGCAAGCAAAATGCATTTGAACTTGGACTCTCGGAAGTGGCGCTATTCGGTGGATATGGACGACCCGTCGATTGGCGATACATCAACCCGTTTGTCCCCTACTATTGGGAGCAATGGAATCGCGGGAGCGATGACAATATTTTGTTCGGGCTTGATTTTGCGATATACTGGCCGCATCAATGTCGAATCTTCGGCGAGCTGTTGATTGATGATTTCCAGATCGATCTCAAGTCTGAGCCGCATCAGGTAGGCTACAAACTGGGAATTGACATGATGGAACCGCTCGGACTGAATCGGGTCTTTACTAAAGCGAGTTACACCCGAGTTAACACAACGGTGTACGGACAGAATCAGCCGCAGAATCTCTACCTGTACTACAACAAGCCGATAGGATACTTCGGCGGCAACGACCAGGATCGCTTTCTGGCAATGGCGCGATACCACGCTAGCCGGGCACTTGATCTTGAGTTGGAATTTCAGTTCAACCGGCGCGGCGAAGGCCGAATTGAGAAGCACGATCGGTCCGGTGTTCCGTTTGAGGAGAAGTTCCCGATTGGCATCGTGGAGAAATCGCCATCGGTGCAGGCGACAGCACTTTGGTTCAGTCGAAATCTGATCGAAGCACGGTTATCTGCCCGGTACAGCTATTTCGACAATTACAAACACGTCTGCGGCGACAACCACAGCCGCATCGATCTGAATCTCTTTTTTGCCTACAATATTCAAGGTCTAATCGATTAGTCATGCTGCGCACGGTGACGATTCTTGCACCCGCGAAAATTAATCTGTTCCTGCAGATCCTGGGTAAGCGACCGGATGGATTTCACGAGATCTATTCTCTGATGCAAGCGGTCGACCTTTATGATTCGGTTACTGTTTCGAAGACGACCTCGGGCATAACGCTGACCTGCAGTGAGTCCCATATTCCAGCAGACTCCACGAATCTGACCTGGCGTGCGGCCAAGTTGATGTTCGACAAGACTGGCATCAGCGGCGGCGTGGATATTAATCTGATCAAGCGGATTCCTGTCGGCGCCGGTCTTGGCGGCGGGAGTTCCGATGCCGCGGCAGTGATGAAGGCGTTTAACCAATTGTTCGAACTTGAACTTCCACTGGCACAACTGGCTGAGTGGAGTGCAGAGCTGGGCTCGGATATTCCCTTTTTCTTCTCCTCAGGGTCGGCTTTGGTATCGGGTCGAGGCGAGATTGTGGCTCCAGAAGACCTCTTTCTAGGCTATTTTGTGCTTCTGATCGTCCCTGATTACGCAATTTCTACGAAAGATGCATATCAAGGTCTAAGAATCTTCTTGACAAACTTTTCCACAAAAGCCGATATTAATCTCAAGAATTTAGGCGCAGATTATTTTAAAACGCTGGACCGAGTCGGCAACGACTTCCAAGCGATGGTTGTGCAACAGCACCCGGAGATGGAAGTTTGCATGGAGGTACTGCGAAGGGGTGGCGCCGGTTACGTTGCTCTTTCGGGCAGCGGCTCTGCCTTTTATGGGCTATTTGAGCGGCAACCCGACAGTGAGTTAATGACAACTGTTTCCAGTCAATTCGGCTGGCAGGTATACAGTCTCTCGCCTGTGAGGTTGACTCAAAAATAGGGACAACAGACGGTAATGCTTTGGGAGGTAGGACATGGAGATCACTGACATTCGGGTAACTCTCAAGAACGAGGACAAGCTGAAAGCCTTTGTCAACATCACATTCGATAATCAATTTGTGGTGCGCGGATTGAAGGTCATCAACGGCAAAACAGGCTACTTTGTCAGCATGCCTTCGCGCAAGCGTCCGGATGGGACCCATCAGGACATTGCGCATCCAGTCAACAACGAAGCCCGTCGGTTGATTGAGGATCGTGTTCTCGCAGCGTATGAGAAAGAACTCGCCGAGACCGGTGCGGTAGCGACCTCAGAAGGTTAGTATCGGTTCCGGAGCAGCCGAACAAATTTCGAAATTGAGCGGCTAAGAGTCATTGACTCTTAGCCGCTAACTTTTTATAATGCCCCTGCAATAGGGGTGTCGACAAGTGGTAAGTCAGCAGATTTTGGTTCTGCCATTCCCAGGTTCGAATCCTGGCACCCCTGTTTAGAAATTCAAACCCGCCCGGTAACTTGACTGGGCGGGTTTGTTATTGGCTCCCGAAGTTGTTCCGTGACGGCGAATTTGATTAGAGCGGGTTACTCCTCGCTCTCTTTCATTTTGCGGGCAATCTCCATTAAATGATTGTCGGGGATTGCTGTCCAAGTCTCAACCTGGAAAGCGCCGCTGGCGGAGCCGATCATGGCGATTTTTGCGGCGGTGTGCTCATCGGGGGCTTCATAGATATCCATAAAGTCGTAGCCGCCGAGTAAGGCGTAATGGGCGACGAAGTTTGCTTCGGGAACCAATTCCTTGGCTTTATCAACCCAAGCACGTCCGATTTTCTCGCCATCACGCATCCGCGAGGCGACTTCAATGAGGCTGGGACCCTGCAGACGCAGCCTGCTCATCAATACATAGGTCTTCATGGTACACTCCGGTGATGAATGGTTTAGCTTTTCATGTTCGCCATAACTCTATCGAACAGCGGCTCCATGCCGCAGAATTGGCCAAGCACAGGGTGAAGTACCCTGCCACCGAAGCCGCCCATTTTTGCTGTTTCGACTATGAAAGTCGCTCCTTAAGTCCAGTTATAATATATGCAGAAAGTGGAGAATTGTTACTCTTTTTTTTGGTCGGTACTGAAAAATGAACGATTAGTCTGTGCGTTTGATTCGAATGCGACGCGTAACTGTCTTGCCGTCGGCAGTGACTTTGATGTAATAGACGCCATCGGGAGCGGCGCTAATATCAATCGGGAGCATGACTTCCTTGACACCCTGATAGAGATTATCGAGGACAGTCTCCACCCCGCTTTCTTCGATAATGCGTACTTGCAGCTCGGTGCGACGATTCAGGAATATGTCGATGTCGAAGATACCCTTGTTGCGCGCTGGGAATGGGTTGACGATCGGCAGATCGGCGAATGCGACCTCCGGGATTGTGCCGGGGACAACCCGGAAGGAATGGCGGACTTCGCTGCCAAAGTCGGAGTTGAATGCTTTGAGTAGTCGACCGGGGACATCAAGCAAACGGGCGTAACCATAGCCGCCATCGGGATTGAACCAAAAGTCGAGGCCGTCGCCGGCTGAATCTGAGACAACCAGTTCATAGCAGCCGGGTGGGAGAAACAACGTATCGCGATAGGTAGTATTGATGGTCATTGATCCAAGTTGGCGTTCATAAACGACTTCGCCATCAGAGTTTGTGATCGAGTAGCTGGTTTGACTGGTGTCGGCATTAGTGCGAATTGCCAACACCACCGTCGTGTCATAAACCGGTGTTGCCGGGACTGCCGAGACCGCGATGTTGTCATCCGGATACTCATCTTCGGCGCCGTTGGGAGATTCGAGTTTGACTAAGAACGTCGTTTCGTTGTTGGGAGCGATGACACCTGGAAGTGCTACGGCTGTGATTTCTTGCGAGTAGAGTTCTCCAGCCCAATTGAACGTGTATTGAGGCGGCAGACCGTGACCGTAGCCAATGGTCAATGAGCGCAGAATGTCCCGGCCGTTATTCTTGATGATAATTAATGGGCTGGCGCAAGCCGGGTTCGGCCGCGAGTACTCGTCAAGAGCACTGGGGATTAGGATCTCGGCGATTGACACGTCATTCACTGCCCACGGTTCTGTATAGTGGAACAAATGGGAGTGGATAAAGTAGTTTGCTGTCGGTTTGCTGTTGTTGACGTATGGCTCCATCTCGATGTCAATCTTGTGAGTCGTAATGGGCGACGTAGTTAAGTCATAGATATCGGGTTGGACGATTTCGCCGGGACACCAGTTGGCGCGGTCGAATATCCAAGTACCGGCCTGCGGGTAGAGCGGATTGATGCCGCATTCGCGCCACATGGGCCGCTCATCAATCAACTCGTCATCGTAATAGACGCGACGGTACTTCTTGCAGAACTCGGCACAGTTTTCCACATCGTCCATGCCGTGACCGGTTTGGACAATTCGGAATCGGGCGACTGCGGCACTGTCGGGGCTGGTGAAGTTTCTCGGTGCGAGGATGTTCTCTATCGGGCGAGCAGTATCGCCAAACGGGATCGATCCCTGCCAGAGAGTGTCGAATCCGAGGCATTTCATCGGAGGCGGACCTTCGGTTATTGCAAAATCGAGACTTACCAGCCAGCCGCGATCGGTATTGCTTTCATATCCGGTGTGGACGAAATCGACCTCGACGGAATCGTGGAGGAAAGGCGAATAGTCGGTGATGTCGAGATGCCAGGTAAACGACCAGGTCGAGTCGAAGCGTGCACCGTAGGGAGAAATCAGTCGGGCTATTTCAATGTCGCGAGAAGGCGAGATTTCGTCGCCGAGTCGGCGCAAGTACACACCGTCGATATAGTCCCACTCGCCGCATTTCAAGCCGTCGGGGCATTGATAGGTGACGTAGAGAATCACCTTGCGGTACTCGACATCACGGGACGGAAATTCTGTCCACTTGGGGTAAGAGTTAGTCCCTTTAGTTGGATCGGTTACGACTTTGGTTTGTCGATGTGAGATGACGTGAATTGGATCGGCAGAGTACGCAGCCGTCGCAATAAACAAAAGCAGTAGAAGTCCAGAAACTGTCATCAAGCGTTTTGGCATAATTGCGAAGTTAAGAACTTTGCATTTCGACGCAAGAGAATCTTAGCGGGGCAATTAAGAACGCAACTGTGATTCTATCGTCTGCCGGTACGGCGCGGCGCTTTGCGTCCGAACGTTCTTTCGCGCTCAGGTTGCTGAGCGGCGGGTCGCTGCGGATGCTGATGCGACTGCTCGGAGCCTTGCGGGGCATCGGGACGGCGCTGTCTCGGACCGCGAGGCGCTTCATTGCGGCGCGGGCGCTGATATCGCGGCTGTTCAGATGATCTTGAGGACTCCTGACGTCGCGGACGCGGATAGGCCGGGCGATCACCATGATCGGCCGGTTCCGGTTTTAGGCGCGGACGCTCCGGCGGTAGCTGCGGGAGCTGCATCACGGGAAGCGCGGTACGAATCAGTTGTTCGATACGGCGCACTTCGCCGCGCTGATCAAAAGTCGCAAAGGAAATAGCGCGTCCAGCGAGACCGGCACGACCAGTGCGGCCAATACGATGCACATAGTCTTCGGAATTGGAAGGAAGATCGTAATTGATGACCAGTTCAATACCAGAGACATCGATACCACGGGCGGCAATATCGGTGGCAATCAGGACACGGTACTTACCCGACTTGAATCCTTCGAGCGCGTCGCGACGCTGGCCGAGACTGCGGTTCGAGTGAATTTCGGCGGCATTGTGCCCCATGATTTTGACTTGGCGCGTAAGATTTTTCGCTGCGTGTTTGGTGCGCGTGAAGGTGAGCACCGGGCCGGGATACTGCTGAAGGAGAACTTCGAGCAGACGGCTCTTGGCGCCGCGATCCACGAAGAAAACTTCCTGCGTAACTTTGTCAGCGGCAGTGCCGGGACGTGCGATTTCGACCTGCACCGGGAGTTCCATGTGACGCTGGGCGATTACGACGATTTCTTTCGGCATGGTCGCCGAGAATAACATCGTCTGGCGCGTCTTGGGCAGAAGGCTGAGAATTTTATTTATCTGCGGGGCAAACCCCATGTCGAGCATGCGGTCAGCCTCATCAAGAACGAGAATCTCAATATCGGAAAGATTGACTATGCGTTGTTCGATAAAGTCGATTAATCGTCCGGGTGTGGCGATGATGACTCGCGGCTTCTTCTCGAGTGCGTAGCGCTGCGGACCCAATGGAGTTCCACCGATTAAGACTGCCGTGCGCAATCCCAAGTGTCGACCGACGCCCTGAAGTGCTTCATCAACCTGAATAGCCAGTTCGCGGGTTGGAAGCAGTATTAGTCCACGGCCCTTGATTTGTGCCAGACGCTGAATCATCGGAATGCCGAATGCAAGCGTCTTGCCGGTACCGGTTTGGGCGATGGCGATGACGTCTTTGCCTTCGATACCTATAGGGATAGAACGTTTCTGTATTGGTGTCGGTTCAATAAACTTCAGTCGAGCAATTGCATCCATGAGGTTAGGAGCGATTCCAAGTCCGGAAAATCCGGCTGCAGCTGGTTTCTTGGCAGTTTCTGTTTCTTTGACTTCTTGACGCGGTATTAGTCTATGTGATTTCTGGGGCACGCGGGCGATATCCTCTCTGGAATTATTGCTGGGAGAGCGTTACGAACATTGCAATTAATCAATAGACCGCAAATTGAGGAGTAAGTCAAGGGAAATAAGGGCTGGTGGACGCAAAGCGCACTGGCGCGCAATCGTATTTTCAGTTTATTTTGGCTCGATAATCAGTAAATTAGCGCACCATGATCATAGAGAATGAGTTTCCAAGAGCGCGCGACATCTTCGAACTCGCTGCTGGAGAATTGAATTGAGCGGATCAATGTTCGAGTCGTTAAGACGATGGCGTCACACAATGTTGCCGCTTCCTGTGAAGTATGGAAGCCGATTCCGAGAGGTATATAAGTTCCTTCAGGAGCATCAGAACGCAAGCCGCGAGGAATTGGAGTCTTATCAATGGATGCGGATCAAGGCGGTGCTTGAGTATGCCAACTCACACGTGCCGTTTTACCAAAGGCGATTCAAGTCGATTGGGATGTTGCCAAGTGATATAAAGTCGCGGGAAGACTTCAGAAAGATCCCCTATCTGACGCGCGAAGATGTAACC
This genomic interval from bacterium contains the following:
- a CDS encoding thrombospondin type 3 repeat-containing protein; amino-acid sequence: MSVHPVTGEIRVVYYDRRNDPGNVRKQTWVSTSVDCGVTWTDCILSDIPPSAPASTFPLPPAPMYIGHYLGSDFNVLNKFSSIWNDERFSGADQDILFEAVPNCAPDLDGDGIPDLTDNCPTVPNPGQSDVDLDGVGDVCDNCMLIPNPGQSDVDSDGLGDVCDNCPLVNNPGQGDLDGDGVGDACDNCAGIPNPGQANGDGDPFGDVCDNCIADNNPLQEDIDVDAVGDSCDNCLTIPNPAQTDTDGDGIGDACDTPSCPCIPGDADGNGVLTISDAVFMIAYIFSGGPAPCNGDANCDCVESISDAVYLINYIFSGGPAPCNCAVYILLCP
- a CDS encoding CADD family putative folate metabolism protein gives rise to the protein MNSQFISRLNYLIDDYDLLRHPFYVRWNRGELTESELQIYTKEYFLFVKAIPTYVSAIHSNCKEHSLRLSILENLVEEETGGDGLIPHEELWVWFARGVGVDREELYSNCGAVGTRKLLLTYRNLCSSSNCAVGAAAMYAYESRIPEIAESKMEGLQQHYNVSDEETLRFFREHMVADIEHSKTWAQLISQMATTEEIQTQIEEAVSKAARSLWRMLDGVCEQCGIPVKNEA
- the spoVG gene encoding septation regulator SpoVG → MEITDIRVTLKNEDKLKAFVNITFDNQFVVRGLKVINGKTGYFVSMPSRKRPDGTHQDIAHPVNNEARRLIEDRVLAAYEKELAETGAVATSEG
- a CDS encoding DEAD/DEAH box helicase, whose translation is MPQKSHRLIPRQEVKETETAKKPAAAGFSGLGIAPNLMDAIARLKFIEPTPIQKRSIPIGIEGKDVIAIAQTGTGKTLAFGIPMIQRLAQIKGRGLILLPTRELAIQVDEALQGVGRHLGLRTAVLIGGTPLGPQRYALEKKPRVIIATPGRLIDFIEQRIVNLSDIEILVLDEADRMLDMGFAPQINKILSLLPKTRQTMLFSATMPKEIVVIAQRHMELPVQVEIARPGTAADKVTQEVFFVDRGAKSRLLEVLLQQYPGPVLTFTRTKHAAKNLTRQVKIMGHNAAEIHSNRSLGQRRDALEGFKSGKYRVLIATDIAARGIDVSGIELVINYDLPSNSEDYVHRIGRTGRAGLAGRAISFATFDQRGEVRRIEQLIRTALPVMQLPQLPPERPRLKPEPADHGDRPAYPRPRRQESSRSSEQPRYQRPRRNEAPRGPRQRRPDAPQGSEQSHQHPQRPAAQQPERERTFGRKAPRRTGRR
- a CDS encoding GYD domain-containing protein, with amino-acid sequence MKTYVLMSRLRLQGPSLIEVASRMRDGEKIGRAWVDKAKELVPEANFVAHYALLGGYDFMDIYEAPDEHTAAKIAMIGSASGAFQVETWTAIPDNHLMEIARKMKESEE
- the ispE gene encoding 4-(cytidine 5'-diphospho)-2-C-methyl-D-erythritol kinase, with product MLRTVTILAPAKINLFLQILGKRPDGFHEIYSLMQAVDLYDSVTVSKTTSGITLTCSESHIPADSTNLTWRAAKLMFDKTGISGGVDINLIKRIPVGAGLGGGSSDAAAVMKAFNQLFELELPLAQLAEWSAELGSDIPFFFSSGSALVSGRGEIVAPEDLFLGYFVLLIVPDYAISTKDAYQGLRIFLTNFSTKADINLKNLGADYFKTLDRVGNDFQAMVVQQHPEMEVCMEVLRRGGAGYVALSGSGSAFYGLFERQPDSELMTTVSSQFGWQVYSLSPVRLTQK
- a CDS encoding squalene/phytoene synthase family protein, whose amino-acid sequence is MHSEQFKFCVDILPAVSRTFAINIRILKGDLHKSVLCAYLFCRIVDTAEDSEHLSYEQRAELLESYKEIFAKSTFDPGSIRDWLTNWGELDATVAEYRLIANLQTVVEVFTQLPAPVRLIVQACVVEMADGMSATVTRKHQLGEKLFTLANMADLENYCHYVAGTVGKMLTDLFVFYLPEFPANHAEKLRTLGPAFALGLQMTNIIKDCHSDYLRGWCYLPADLMLSHGVEPSDFFKPAFRRPAQSTLNDLIKKTAGCLDDAFEYTLTIPSSQPRLRLFNLLSLFFAIRTLRLAWDNPALLNGKVRVKISRFEVYSIMAQTSICVRSDTLLRKLYERTAKMIPR
- a CDS encoding peptide-N-glycosidase; the encoded protein is MTVSGLLLLLFIATAAYSADPIHVISHRQTKVVTDPTKGTNSYPKWTEFPSRDVEYRKVILYVTYQCPDGLKCGEWDYIDGVYLRRLGDEISPSRDIEIARLISPYGARFDSTWSFTWHLDITDYSPFLHDSVEVDFVHTGYESNTDRGWLVSLDFAITEGPPPMKCLGFDTLWQGSIPFGDTARPIENILAPRNFTSPDSAAVARFRIVQTGHGMDDVENCAEFCKKYRRVYYDDELIDERPMWRECGINPLYPQAGTWIFDRANWCPGEIVQPDIYDLTTSPITTHKIDIEMEPYVNNSKPTANYFIHSHLFHYTEPWAVNDVSIAEILIPSALDEYSRPNPACASPLIIIKNNGRDILRSLTIGYGHGLPPQYTFNWAGELYSQEITAVALPGVIAPNNETTFLVKLESPNGAEDEYPDDNIAVSAVPATPVYDTTVVLAIRTNADTSQTSYSITNSDGEVVYERQLGSMTINTTYRDTLFLPPGCYELVVSDSAGDGLDFWFNPDGGYGYARLLDVPGRLLKAFNSDFGSEVRHSFRVVPGTIPEVAFADLPIVNPFPARNKGIFDIDIFLNRRTELQVRIIEESGVETVLDNLYQGVKEVMLPIDISAAPDGVYYIKVTADGKTVTRRIRIKRTD